One genomic window of Cupriavidus malaysiensis includes the following:
- a CDS encoding SAM-dependent methyltransferase: MFFKQAFDKQLDKQLDHWISDLRENADIPVQLRLWNGMEYALGRFERPAVTLTVREAAALPFLLTPSLDNLGEAYVQEKIDLDGKLADIISVGYQLSAAATRRAGGALAKVAHHFTHSKQEDKASIQYHYDVSNDFYKLWLDPGMVYSCAYFERGDEDLATAQLQKIDHILTKIRLQPGQTLLDIGCGWGALVLRAAQKFGARCVGITLSQNQFDLATERVKAAGLADRVEIRLQDYRDIRGTFDRITSVGMFEHVGKKNLIAYFSRIRELLADDGFAMNHGITSPDPDIGTSPMDGSEFMDRYVFPQGELPHIGLVLTTMQKGGLEALDVEGLRRHYMKTLHNWADRFEQQGETIRAMVGEKKYRIWRIYLAGCAHAFETDQMALFQVVCRKAGRSATTLPWSRRYMYDKS; the protein is encoded by the coding sequence ATGTTTTTCAAGCAAGCATTCGACAAGCAGCTGGACAAGCAACTGGATCACTGGATCTCCGACCTGCGCGAGAACGCCGACATTCCCGTGCAACTCCGCTTGTGGAACGGCATGGAATATGCGCTGGGCAGGTTCGAGCGCCCGGCCGTCACCCTGACCGTGCGCGAGGCCGCCGCCCTGCCCTTCCTGCTGACCCCGAGCCTGGACAACCTGGGCGAAGCCTACGTCCAGGAAAAGATCGACCTCGACGGCAAGCTGGCCGACATCATCTCGGTCGGCTACCAGTTGTCCGCGGCGGCGACCCGGCGCGCCGGCGGCGCGCTGGCCAAGGTGGCGCACCACTTCACGCACAGCAAGCAGGAAGACAAGGCGTCGATCCAGTACCACTACGACGTCTCCAACGACTTCTACAAGCTGTGGCTGGATCCCGGCATGGTCTATTCCTGCGCCTACTTCGAGCGCGGCGACGAAGACCTCGCCACCGCCCAGCTGCAGAAGATCGACCACATCCTGACCAAGATCCGCCTGCAGCCGGGACAGACCCTGCTCGATATCGGCTGCGGCTGGGGCGCGCTGGTACTGCGCGCAGCGCAGAAATTCGGCGCACGCTGCGTCGGCATCACCCTGTCGCAGAACCAGTTCGACCTGGCCACGGAGCGCGTCAAGGCAGCAGGCCTGGCGGACCGCGTCGAGATCCGCCTGCAGGACTACCGCGACATCCGGGGCACCTTCGACCGCATCACCAGCGTCGGCATGTTCGAGCACGTAGGTAAGAAGAACCTGATCGCCTACTTCAGCCGCATCCGCGAGCTGCTGGCCGACGATGGCTTCGCCATGAACCACGGCATCACCTCGCCCGACCCCGACATCGGTACCTCGCCGATGGATGGTTCCGAGTTCATGGACCGTTACGTGTTTCCGCAAGGCGAGCTGCCGCATATCGGCCTGGTGCTGACCACCATGCAGAAGGGCGGCCTCGAGGCGCTGGACGTGGAGGGACTGCGCCGGCACTATATGAAAACGCTGCACAACTGGGCGGACCGCTTCGAGCAGCAGGGCGAAACCATCCGCGCCATGGTCGGCGAGAAGAAATACCGCATCTGGCGCATCTACCTGGCGGGCTGCGCGCACGCCTTCGAGACCGACCAGATGGCGCTGTTCCAGGTGGTGTGCCGCAAGGCAGGCAGGTCCGCCACCACGCTGCCGTGGTCGCGCCGCTATATGTACGACAAGTCCTGA
- a CDS encoding DUF72 domain-containing protein, with protein sequence MTADLFGDLPPGAAGAPSGPDPAIPSPVPPPRAARGKAVLPMPPDPALAALAARLPPGLHLGTSTWSYPGWDGLVYQGEYSESLLSRKGLAAYSHHPLLRAAGVDRGFYAPIPLADHLAYAAQVPEHFRFLVKAPASVCDAWLRGPDGAGRLANAAFLDSASAIRDFIEPATAGLGAKCGPLLFQLSPLAAMADDACAFLARLDAFLSALPPLDPSLTPHACYAVELRDAALLTPRYIKLLRARGVRFCLSARDRLPPVARQAAAQALLDEGRPGPLVLRWMLHGGRPYELAESIYAPFDKLVEEDVPTREAIADVVVRTLRAGQPAYVIVSNKAEGSAPLSCIRLAEAIAARWQG encoded by the coding sequence TTGACCGCTGACCTGTTCGGCGACCTGCCGCCCGGCGCGGCGGGCGCCCCTTCCGGCCCCGATCCGGCCATCCCCTCCCCCGTCCCGCCGCCCCGCGCCGCACGCGGCAAGGCGGTGCTGCCGATGCCGCCCGACCCGGCGCTGGCGGCGCTCGCCGCGCGCCTGCCGCCTGGCCTGCACCTGGGGACATCCACGTGGTCCTACCCCGGCTGGGACGGGCTGGTCTACCAGGGCGAATACAGCGAGAGCCTGCTTTCACGCAAGGGGCTGGCCGCTTATTCGCACCATCCGCTGCTGCGCGCGGCGGGCGTCGACCGCGGTTTCTACGCTCCCATCCCGCTGGCCGACCACCTGGCCTACGCGGCGCAGGTACCCGAGCATTTCCGCTTCCTGGTCAAGGCGCCGGCCAGCGTCTGCGACGCCTGGCTGCGCGGCCCCGACGGTGCGGGCCGGCTGGCCAACGCCGCCTTCCTGGACAGCGCCAGCGCGATCCGCGATTTCATCGAACCGGCCACCGCCGGGCTGGGTGCGAAATGCGGCCCGCTGCTGTTCCAGCTATCGCCGCTGGCAGCCATGGCCGACGATGCTTGCGCCTTCCTGGCGCGCCTGGACGCCTTCCTCTCGGCCTTGCCGCCGCTCGACCCCAGCCTCACGCCGCATGCCTGCTACGCGGTGGAGCTGCGCGACGCCGCGCTGCTGACGCCGCGCTACATCAAGCTGCTGCGCGCGCGCGGCGTGCGCTTCTGCCTGTCGGCGCGCGACCGCCTGCCGCCGGTGGCACGCCAGGCCGCGGCCCAGGCCCTGCTCGACGAAGGCCGGCCCGGCCCGCTGGTGCTGCGCTGGATGCTGCATGGCGGCCGGCCGTACGAGCTGGCGGAATCGATCTACGCGCCCTTCGACAAGCTGGTGGAAGAAGATGTGCCGACGCGCGAGGCCATCGCGGACGTAGTGGTGCGCACGCTGCGCGCCGGCCAGCCGGCCTACGTGATCGTCAGCAACAAGGCCGAGGGCTCGGCCCCGCTGAGCTGTATCCGGCTGGCCGAAGCCATCGCCGCGCGCTGGCAGGGCTGA
- the pdxH gene encoding pyridoxamine 5'-phosphate oxidase → MTQLADLRRTYVLGALSETDVAADAMQQFQRWFDEAINAKLPEPNAMTLATVDADGQPSARIVLLKGLDQQGFTFFTNYESRKGLDLAVNPRAALLFHWVQLERQVRVEGRVEKVTEAESDAYYATRPLGSRLGAWASEQSREVSGREVLEQREADFRAKFGENPPRPTHWGGYRLVPNWIEFWQGRPSRLHDRIGYRRQDDGSWHIVRLSP, encoded by the coding sequence ATGACTCAACTTGCTGACCTGCGCCGCACCTACGTGCTGGGCGCGCTCTCCGAAACCGATGTGGCCGCCGATGCCATGCAGCAGTTCCAGCGCTGGTTCGACGAAGCCATCAACGCGAAACTGCCGGAGCCGAACGCCATGACGCTGGCCACGGTCGACGCCGACGGACAGCCGTCCGCGCGCATCGTGCTGCTCAAGGGCCTGGACCAGCAGGGTTTCACCTTCTTCACCAACTACGAAAGCCGCAAGGGCCTGGACCTCGCCGTCAACCCGCGCGCGGCCCTGCTCTTCCACTGGGTGCAACTGGAGCGCCAGGTGCGCGTGGAAGGCCGCGTCGAGAAGGTCACCGAGGCCGAAAGCGATGCCTATTACGCCACCCGGCCGCTGGGTTCGCGCCTGGGAGCCTGGGCGTCCGAGCAAAGCCGGGAAGTGAGCGGCCGCGAGGTACTGGAACAGCGCGAGGCCGACTTCCGCGCGAAGTTCGGCGAAAACCCGCCGCGCCCCACGCACTGGGGCGGCTACCGGCTGGTGCCGAACTGGATCGAATTCTGGCAGGGACGCCCGTCGCGCCTGCATGACCGCATCGGCTACCGGCGCCAGGACGATGGCAGCTGGCATATCGTGCGGCTTTCGCCCTGA
- a CDS encoding AAA family ATPase — MPRLIFFCGHAGTGKTTLAHRLIGPLMRATGDPFCLLDKDTLYGRYSAAAMAALTGDPNDRDSPTYLAHLRDPEYEGLLDTARENLSLGISVIVVGPLSREVRAHQLDDPAWLRAPAGTDTRVVWVHLPEDEAHARIVRRANPNDAYKLAHWETYRTRRFLPPPADYPELIYFDNSAPGPAEFDALLATLAA, encoded by the coding sequence ATGCCCCGACTGATCTTCTTCTGCGGCCATGCCGGCACCGGCAAGACCACGCTGGCGCACCGCCTGATCGGCCCGCTCATGCGCGCCACCGGCGATCCCTTCTGCCTGCTCGACAAGGACACCCTGTACGGCCGCTACAGTGCGGCGGCCATGGCCGCGCTGACCGGCGATCCCAACGATCGCGACAGTCCCACCTACCTTGCCCACCTGCGCGACCCGGAGTACGAGGGCCTGCTCGACACCGCGCGCGAGAACCTGTCTCTGGGCATCAGCGTGATCGTGGTGGGACCGCTGTCGCGCGAGGTACGCGCCCACCAGCTAGACGATCCCGCCTGGCTGCGGGCGCCGGCGGGCACGGACACGCGCGTCGTCTGGGTCCACCTGCCGGAAGACGAGGCGCACGCGCGTATCGTGCGGCGCGCCAACCCCAACGATGCCTACAAGCTGGCGCACTGGGAGACATACCGCACGCGCCGCTTCCTGCCGCCTCCCGCGGATTACCCGGAGCTGATCTACTTCGACAACAGCGCGCCTGGCCCGGCCGAGTTCGACGCTTTACTGGCCACGCTGGCCGCTTAG
- the tcdA gene encoding tRNA cyclic N6-threonylcarbamoyladenosine(37) synthase TcdA, with translation MSQSAPSLSLPNTAGVPADDDWERRFGGVARLYGDAGLARLQQASVCVVGIGGVGSWAAEALARNAVGRITLVDLDHIALSNTNRQIHALGDAYGRAKVEAMAERILQINPRCTVRQVDDFVTTDNVVELLGAGHDYVIDAIDSVRVKIAMLGWARRQGLPLITCGGAGGQLDPTRVRIDDLARTIQDPLLSKVRAGLRKQWGFPRDPKKKFGIAAVYSDEPLRYPGPHEAACAPGEAPPVAQGPQGLACAGFGSSVAVTAVFGFVAASAAIGALADGSVPVGGVVAN, from the coding sequence ATGTCCCAGTCCGCTCCCTCCCTGTCCTTGCCGAATACCGCCGGCGTGCCCGCGGACGATGACTGGGAGCGCCGCTTCGGTGGTGTGGCCCGCCTGTACGGCGATGCCGGCCTGGCACGGCTGCAGCAGGCCAGCGTGTGCGTGGTGGGCATCGGCGGCGTGGGCAGCTGGGCCGCCGAGGCGCTGGCGCGCAATGCGGTCGGGCGCATCACGCTGGTCGACCTGGATCACATCGCCCTGTCCAACACCAACCGCCAGATCCATGCCCTGGGCGACGCCTACGGCCGCGCCAAGGTGGAGGCGATGGCGGAGCGCATCCTGCAGATCAATCCGCGCTGCACGGTGCGGCAGGTCGACGATTTCGTCACCACGGACAACGTCGTGGAGCTGCTGGGCGCCGGCCACGACTACGTGATCGATGCCATCGACTCGGTGCGGGTCAAGATCGCCATGCTGGGCTGGGCGCGCCGCCAGGGCCTGCCGCTGATCACCTGCGGCGGCGCCGGCGGCCAGCTCGATCCCACGCGCGTGCGCATCGACGACCTGGCGCGCACCATCCAGGACCCGCTGCTGTCCAAGGTGCGAGCCGGCCTGCGCAAGCAATGGGGCTTCCCGCGCGACCCCAAGAAGAAGTTCGGGATCGCGGCGGTCTATTCCGACGAGCCGCTGCGCTATCCGGGGCCGCACGAGGCGGCCTGCGCGCCCGGCGAGGCGCCGCCCGTCGCGCAGGGGCCCCAGGGGCTGGCCTGCGCGGGCTTCGGCTCCTCGGTCGCGGTGACGGCGGTGTTCGGCTTCGTCGCGGCCTCGGCCGCGATCGGCGCCCTGGCCGACGGCAGCGTGCCGGTGGGCGGGGTCGTGGCGAATTAA
- a CDS encoding bacteriohemerythrin produces the protein MTDPTPLSSAGLAPELHLGEPVTDATHAEFTLLLAATARATDDAFLAAFDEWIDHTRHHFGQEEAWMEAMGFGPRHCHAGEHKQVLAVAEAVRAKVAEAGELELGRRLVAELSGWFAHHVRSMDAMMVSHMRENGFSLVEAQA, from the coding sequence ATGACCGATCCCACTCCGCTGTCTTCCGCCGGCCTGGCGCCCGAACTGCACCTGGGCGAACCCGTGACCGATGCCACGCACGCCGAATTCACCTTGCTGCTGGCAGCCACCGCGCGCGCCACGGACGACGCCTTCCTGGCGGCCTTCGACGAGTGGATCGACCACACCCGCCATCATTTCGGCCAGGAAGAGGCCTGGATGGAAGCGATGGGCTTCGGGCCGCGCCACTGCCACGCGGGCGAGCATAAGCAGGTGCTGGCGGTGGCCGAGGCGGTGCGGGCCAAGGTGGCGGAGGCGGGCGAACTGGAACTGGGGCGCCGGCTGGTGGCCGAGCTGTCGGGCTGGTTCGCCCATCATGTCAGGAGCATGGACGCCATGATGGTCTCGCATATGCGCGAGAACGGCTTCTCCCTGGTCGAGGCGCAGGCCTGA
- a CDS encoding AsmA family protein — MSLRRKAVAWSLLTPLVLVGLIVILLLTFDWNRLKPWLNQKVSDAIGRPFAINGDLVLTWRSAVGEIGWRTWVPWPRLSARDITVGNPDWAREPNLLSIGELVFVLRPLPLLARRIEIPRLVLDSPAVWLERLADQRNNWTFTLGGGGTAPHWGLDVDEVVLTRGNLALSDKVQKIELQAAVDTIGDDGLYGDRARDAQSASATLAGPAASSAAAAAPPAASAAGSSAAAAEPGDSPYGIRWKASGRYNQATISGSGKAGSVLSLRDSDTPFPLQADVRIGNTRVALEGTLTNPAHLAALDVRLQLSGDNLARLYPLTGITLPTTPPYETRGRLRATLQTGASVYRYENFSGRLGGSDLSGSLTFAQHEPRPLLSGKVASSELRLVDLAPLIGADAKPGRAAVDSPVKQPAGKALPVAPFRTERWDSIDADVTFAGKRIVRDKALPVTDLHGHLLLRDGVVTLDPLDFGVAGGSLVSTLKLDGKRAPLAANIDVTARHLKLKQLFPTFESMKASLGELNGSARLGARGNSVAAMLGSANGEARLLVEDGTISKFLLEAMGLNVGSVVLTKLFGDKPVRIRCGVSDFGFDKGIATARTFVLDTDAAVIRTTGAIDLSDEKLALTVRPEAKGVRLLSLNAPLYVGGTFQHPSVSPDAGVLALRAGSVIALAVLAPVATAILPLTELSSRQDSQCSKLLGELQHRPGTPVPPRPASGPSHNPRPDKGADPPAPPPPIRQGRADTYTQGG; from the coding sequence ATGTCCCTGCGCCGCAAGGCTGTCGCCTGGAGCCTGCTGACACCACTGGTGCTGGTCGGCCTGATCGTCATCCTGCTGCTCACCTTCGACTGGAACCGCCTCAAGCCCTGGCTCAACCAGAAGGTGTCCGACGCCATCGGCCGGCCCTTCGCCATCAACGGGGACCTCGTCCTGACCTGGCGCAGCGCCGTCGGCGAAATCGGCTGGCGCACCTGGGTGCCGTGGCCACGCCTGTCGGCCCGCGACATCACCGTCGGCAACCCGGACTGGGCGCGCGAGCCCAACCTGCTCAGCATCGGCGAACTGGTCTTCGTCCTGCGTCCGTTACCGCTGCTGGCGCGCCGCATCGAAATTCCCCGCCTGGTACTGGACAGCCCCGCGGTCTGGCTCGAACGCCTGGCCGACCAGCGCAATAACTGGACCTTCACGCTCGGCGGTGGCGGCACCGCGCCGCACTGGGGCCTGGACGTCGATGAGGTGGTGCTGACGCGCGGCAACCTGGCCCTGTCGGACAAGGTGCAGAAGATCGAACTGCAGGCCGCCGTGGACACCATCGGCGACGACGGCTTGTACGGCGACCGCGCGCGCGACGCGCAGAGCGCCTCCGCCACCCTGGCGGGCCCGGCCGCCTCATCCGCCGCGGCGGCGGCCCCGCCCGCCGCCTCCGCCGCCGGCAGCAGCGCGGCCGCCGCCGAGCCCGGGGACTCGCCCTACGGCATCCGCTGGAAAGCCAGCGGACGCTACAACCAGGCCACCATCAGCGGCAGCGGCAAGGCCGGCAGCGTGCTCAGCCTGCGCGACAGCGACACCCCCTTCCCGCTGCAGGCCGATGTCCGCATCGGTAACACGCGCGTGGCCCTCGAAGGCACCCTGACCAACCCGGCCCACCTCGCAGCGCTCGACGTCCGGCTGCAGTTGAGCGGCGACAACCTGGCCCGGCTCTATCCGCTGACCGGCATCACCCTGCCCACGACCCCGCCCTACGAGACGCGCGGGAGACTGCGCGCCACGCTGCAGACTGGCGCTTCGGTGTACCGCTACGAGAACTTCAGCGGGCGGCTCGGCGGCAGCGACCTGTCGGGCTCGCTTACCTTCGCCCAGCACGAGCCGCGCCCGCTGCTGTCCGGCAAGGTCGCTTCGTCCGAGTTGCGGCTGGTCGACCTGGCGCCGCTGATCGGTGCCGACGCCAAGCCGGGCAGGGCTGCGGTAGACAGCCCGGTCAAGCAGCCGGCCGGCAAGGCCCTGCCGGTGGCGCCCTTCCGCACCGAGCGCTGGGACAGCATCGATGCCGACGTGACCTTCGCCGGCAAGCGCATCGTGCGCGACAAGGCGCTGCCTGTCACTGACCTGCACGGCCACCTGCTGCTGCGCGATGGCGTAGTGACCCTGGATCCGCTCGATTTCGGCGTGGCCGGCGGCAGCCTGGTTTCCACACTGAAGCTGGATGGCAAGCGTGCGCCGCTGGCCGCCAACATCGACGTGACCGCACGCCACCTGAAACTCAAGCAGCTCTTTCCTACCTTCGAATCGATGAAGGCCAGCCTCGGCGAGCTCAACGGCAGCGCGCGCCTGGGGGCGCGCGGCAACTCCGTGGCGGCCATGCTGGGCAGCGCCAACGGCGAGGCCCGGCTGCTGGTCGAGGATGGCACCATCAGCAAGTTCCTGCTGGAAGCGATGGGCCTGAACGTAGGCAGCGTGGTGCTGACCAAGCTGTTCGGCGACAAGCCGGTGCGCATCCGATGCGGTGTCAGCGATTTCGGCTTCGACAAGGGCATTGCCACCGCCCGCACCTTCGTGCTCGATACCGACGCGGCCGTGATCCGCACCACCGGCGCCATCGACCTCAGCGACGAGAAACTGGCCCTGACGGTGCGCCCCGAGGCCAAGGGCGTGCGGCTCCTCTCGCTGAATGCTCCGCTTTACGTCGGCGGCACCTTCCAGCATCCCTCGGTCAGCCCCGATGCCGGCGTGCTGGCGCTGCGCGCCGGCAGCGTCATCGCGCTCGCCGTGCTGGCGCCGGTGGCCACGGCCATCCTGCCCCTGACCGAGCTGTCATCCAGGCAGGACAGCCAATGCAGCAAGCTGCTGGGCGAGCTGCAGCACCGTCCGGGCACCCCCGTGCCACCGCGCCCCGCGTCTGGCCCCAGCCACAACCCCAGGCCGGACAAGGGGGCAGACCCGCCTGCGCCGCCCCCGCCGATCCGGCAAGGCCGGGCGGATACGTATACCCAGGGCGGCTGA
- a CDS encoding class I adenylate-forming enzyme family protein: protein MSAAVSASAAAGGAGQAATLAEALQAQALAAPQRPALHHRGQTLSYGALWQRAQAVAASLARDWGIGHGDRVATLCLNHERQLALLFACARLGAILVPLNYRLAVPELQAVAQHAQLAVLFHDDMHAAQAREVAQGLCRHGPLGGLGEALPDPAAGGSGGPGGAVDGATPLLLAYTSGTTGQPKGALHTQAGMLANARASWWAHALQPQDHVLSVLPLFHVGGLCIQTLPALLAGAQVTLHDRFTPEGWLQALALQRPTLALMVPATLRAVLEHPDWPAADLSSLRGVMAGSSPIPLSYLEAFHRRGVPLGQVYGATETGPVSVALRLPQAMARAGAAGWPHAGAEVRLVTHAGGEAEPGEVGELWLRGDNLMQGYWREPAHPDFVDGWFRSGDLARRDADGCLTVVGRSKDMIISGGENIYPAEIENALLALPGVQECAVVGLPDPRWGEVPVAAIVPAPDADREALGGERLRAALDGRIARFKLPREAVLLDALPRSALGKVLKPQLLALLARPARPRG, encoded by the coding sequence ATGAGCGCCGCCGTGAGCGCTTCCGCTGCCGCCGGCGGGGCCGGGCAGGCAGCCACCCTGGCCGAGGCGCTGCAGGCGCAGGCGCTGGCCGCGCCGCAGCGCCCGGCGCTGCATCATCGCGGCCAGACCTTGTCGTACGGCGCATTGTGGCAGCGGGCGCAGGCGGTGGCGGCCAGCCTCGCGCGCGATTGGGGCATAGGCCATGGCGACCGCGTCGCCACGCTGTGCCTGAACCACGAACGGCAGCTGGCCCTGCTCTTCGCCTGCGCGCGGCTGGGGGCCATCCTGGTGCCGCTGAATTACCGGCTGGCCGTGCCAGAACTGCAAGCGGTGGCGCAGCATGCGCAGCTTGCCGTGCTGTTCCACGACGACATGCATGCCGCGCAGGCGCGGGAGGTTGCGCAAGGCCTGTGCCGGCACGGGCCGCTCGGCGGGCTGGGCGAGGCGCTGCCGGATCCCGCGGCGGGCGGCTCGGGCGGCCCTGGTGGCGCCGTGGACGGTGCCACGCCGCTGCTGCTGGCCTACACCTCGGGCACCACCGGCCAGCCCAAGGGCGCGCTGCACACGCAGGCGGGCATGCTGGCCAACGCGCGCGCGAGCTGGTGGGCGCACGCCCTGCAGCCGCAGGACCACGTACTGTCGGTGCTGCCGCTGTTCCACGTCGGCGGCCTGTGCATCCAGACGCTGCCGGCGCTGCTGGCCGGCGCACAGGTCACGCTGCACGACCGCTTCACGCCGGAGGGCTGGCTGCAGGCGCTGGCGCTGCAGCGGCCGACCCTGGCCCTGATGGTGCCGGCCACCTTGCGCGCGGTGCTGGAGCATCCGGACTGGCCGGCGGCCGACCTGTCCTCGCTGCGCGGCGTGATGGCCGGTTCCTCGCCGATCCCGCTGTCCTATCTCGAGGCCTTCCACCGGCGCGGCGTGCCGCTCGGACAGGTCTATGGCGCCACCGAGACCGGCCCGGTGTCGGTAGCGCTGCGCCTGCCGCAGGCCATGGCACGCGCCGGCGCCGCAGGCTGGCCGCACGCCGGCGCCGAGGTGCGCCTGGTGACGCATGCCGGCGGCGAGGCCGAGCCGGGCGAGGTGGGCGAACTGTGGCTGCGCGGCGACAACCTGATGCAAGGCTACTGGCGCGAGCCCGCGCATCCCGACTTCGTCGACGGCTGGTTCCGCTCGGGCGACCTGGCGCGGCGCGATGCCGATGGCTGCCTGACGGTGGTGGGCCGCAGCAAGGACATGATCATTTCGGGCGGCGAGAACATCTATCCGGCCGAGATCGAGAATGCGCTGCTGGCCCTGCCAGGCGTGCAGGAGTGCGCGGTGGTGGGCCTGCCCGATCCGCGCTGGGGCGAGGTGCCGGTGGCCGCCATCGTGCCGGCACCGGACGCCGACCGCGAGGCGCTCGGCGGCGAGCGCCTGCGTGCCGCGCTGGATGGCCGCATCGCCCGCTTCAAGCTGCCGCGCGAGGCCGTGCTGCTGGACGCGCTGCCGCGCAGCGCGCTGGGCAAGGTGCTCAAGCCGCAACTGCTGGCGCTGCTGGCCCGACCGGCGCGGCCGCGCGGCTGA
- the msrA gene encoding peptide-methionine (S)-S-oxide reductase MsrA, with the protein MENGLEIATLGGGCFWCLEAVYQQVRGVKAVESGYSGGHLRQPSYEEVCSGDSGHAEVVRVSFDPSVVTYREILEIFFAIHDPTTLNRQGNDVGTQYRSVIFTHSQAQRATAEHVLHELEAGKVFDAPIVTQVEPEQPYWRAEDGHQNYYQDHPGQGYCAVVISPKLAKFRARFAELLRR; encoded by the coding sequence ATGGAAAACGGACTGGAGATCGCCACGCTGGGTGGCGGCTGTTTTTGGTGCCTGGAGGCCGTGTACCAGCAGGTGCGTGGCGTCAAGGCGGTCGAGTCCGGCTACAGCGGCGGCCATCTGCGCCAGCCGAGCTACGAGGAGGTGTGCAGCGGTGACAGCGGACATGCGGAGGTGGTGCGCGTCAGCTTCGATCCGTCCGTGGTCACCTACCGCGAGATCCTCGAGATCTTCTTCGCCATCCATGACCCGACCACCTTGAACCGCCAGGGCAACGATGTCGGCACGCAGTACCGCTCGGTGATCTTCACCCATTCGCAGGCCCAGCGCGCCACCGCCGAGCATGTGCTCCACGAACTGGAGGCGGGCAAGGTGTTCGATGCCCCCATCGTGACCCAGGTCGAGCCCGAACAGCCGTACTGGCGTGCCGAGGATGGCCACCAGAACTACTACCAGGACCATCCGGGGCAGGGCTATTGCGCCGTGGTGATCTCGCCCAAGCTGGCCAAGTTCCGCGCCCGCTTCGCCGAGTTGCTGCGGCGCTGA
- a CDS encoding acyl-CoA dehydrogenase family protein: MPLDFTPAVGGADFTEAQARLLALANRLGRESFAPRAATWDREASFPFANYDDLREAGLLRLCVPRAFGGEGADFATYCMVGAEIGRFCGATALTYNMHICSTMWTGVLADGIGMTPGQRAEHEARRELHFARVVRDGAIYAQPFSEGSAAAAGKAPFGTSARKVEGGWVLNGRKIFASLSGAADYYGILCTEDRGDQHPDMRDTLYIAVPGRAEGVSVTGEWDPLGMRGTVSRTLLLKDVFVPDAEQLMPRGVYHKAAQTWPAMFFTLAPTYLGVAQAAYDFTVQYLRGEVPGQPPVKRRMYPTKQIAVAQMRIQLENMRSIFWRVIHEARPDPSKDERLRLYAAQYTVMEGANDIARLAIRTCGGQSMLKDLPLERLYRDSRCGALMLPWTAELVLDRMGRETLYEAGERDE, from the coding sequence ATGCCCTTGGATTTCACTCCCGCCGTCGGCGGCGCCGATTTCACCGAAGCGCAGGCGCGCCTGCTGGCGCTGGCCAATCGCCTCGGCCGCGAGTCCTTCGCGCCGCGCGCCGCGACCTGGGATCGCGAAGCCAGCTTTCCCTTCGCCAACTACGACGACTTGCGCGAGGCCGGCCTGCTGCGCCTGTGCGTGCCGCGCGCCTTCGGCGGCGAGGGCGCGGATTTCGCCACCTACTGCATGGTCGGTGCCGAGATCGGCCGCTTCTGCGGCGCCACCGCGCTGACCTACAACATGCACATCTGCTCAACGATGTGGACCGGCGTGCTGGCCGACGGCATCGGCATGACGCCCGGGCAGCGAGCCGAGCACGAGGCGCGCCGCGAGCTGCATTTCGCGCGCGTGGTGCGTGATGGCGCGATCTACGCCCAGCCCTTCTCCGAAGGCTCGGCCGCCGCTGCCGGCAAGGCACCGTTCGGCACCAGCGCGCGCAAGGTCGAGGGTGGCTGGGTGCTGAACGGGCGCAAGATCTTCGCTTCGCTGTCGGGCGCGGCGGACTATTACGGCATCCTCTGCACGGAAGACCGCGGCGACCAGCATCCCGACATGCGCGACACGCTCTACATCGCCGTGCCGGGCAGGGCCGAGGGCGTGAGCGTCACCGGCGAGTGGGATCCGCTGGGCATGCGCGGCACGGTATCGCGCACGCTGCTGCTCAAGGATGTGTTCGTGCCCGATGCCGAGCAGCTGATGCCGCGCGGCGTCTACCACAAGGCGGCGCAGACCTGGCCGGCGATGTTCTTCACGCTGGCGCCGACCTACCTCGGCGTGGCGCAGGCCGCCTACGACTTCACCGTGCAGTACCTGCGCGGCGAGGTGCCGGGCCAGCCGCCGGTCAAGCGGCGCATGTACCCGACCAAGCAGATCGCGGTGGCGCAGATGCGCATCCAGCTGGAAAACATGCGCTCGATCTTCTGGCGCGTCATCCACGAGGCGCGCCCCGATCCGTCCAAGGACGAGCGCCTGCGCCTGTACGCCGCGCAGTACACGGTGATGGAGGGCGCCAACGACATCGCGCGGCTGGCGATCCGCACCTGCGGCGGCCAGTCGATGCTCAAGGACCTGCCGCTCGAGCGCCTCTACCGCGACTCGCGCTGCGGCGCCCTGATGCTGCCCTGGACCGCCGAACTGGTGCTCGACCGCATGGGCCGCGAAACGCTGTACGAAGCCGGCGAGCGCGACGAATGA